One Polypterus senegalus isolate Bchr_013 chromosome 10, ASM1683550v1, whole genome shotgun sequence DNA segment encodes these proteins:
- the LOC120536617 gene encoding transmembrane protein 265-like — protein sequence MAHPNVDGHRDSKETTPLNGDEATPSVSRCHNDYRKLSIASIICGLSCLGIMALINSVKAQEKRTSDPELAEQCALKARKFSLLAIVLWVAILVLVPTLMTVVSYLLTFID from the exons ATGGCACATCCAAACGTGGACGGACATCGGGACAGCAAAGAGACGACACCCCTGAACGGGGACGAGGCCACTCCGTCCGTGTCAAGGTGCCACAATGACTACCGCAAGCTGTCCATCGCCAGCATCATCTGCGGCCTTTCCTGTTTGGGCATCATGGCCCTCATCAACTCGGTCAAG GCTCAGGAGAAGCGGACGTCGGACCCTGAACTGGCCGAGCAGTGTGCACTCAAGGCCCGCAAGTTCAGCCTGCTGGCCATCGTGCTGTGGGTGGCCATTCTGGTGCTGGTCCCTACTCTGATGACTGTGGTGTCCTACCTTTTAACTTTCATCGACTGA